In one Acetobacter sp. genomic region, the following are encoded:
- a CDS encoding ATP-dependent Clp protease proteolytic subunit, with translation MGANRMLDDVTKGRIRLDDEDPNGPDIPAPEGPEKSEPDDNKTLSSPISELETKLFDQRKVLIFGGINDKIARDVTGRLLALAGASDKPIDVYVNSPGGHVESGDTIHDMIRFVDSIAPINVIGTGWVASAGALIFAAGHKDRRFCLPNTRFLLHQPMGGVRGPATDIDIEAREIIKMRERLNHLFARETGQSYEKVCKDTDRNYWMSAEEAISYGLVTRIISRPSDIH, from the coding sequence ATGGGCGCCAATCGCATGCTGGACGATGTCACCAAGGGGCGGATCAGACTCGATGACGAGGATCCGAACGGCCCTGACATTCCTGCGCCTGAAGGTCCGGAAAAGTCCGAGCCTGATGACAACAAGACCCTTTCCTCGCCAATCAGCGAACTGGAAACCAAGCTCTTCGATCAGCGCAAGGTTCTGATCTTCGGCGGGATCAACGACAAGATCGCCCGTGATGTCACCGGTCGCCTGCTGGCTCTTGCTGGTGCGTCCGACAAGCCGATCGACGTCTATGTGAACTCTCCGGGCGGTCATGTGGAGAGTGGTGACACGATTCACGACATGATCCGCTTTGTCGATTCCATCGCCCCGATCAACGTGATCGGTACCGGCTGGGTCGCGTCCGCAGGGGCGCTGATCTTCGCGGCCGGTCACAAGGATCGTCGATTCTGTCTGCCCAATACCCGTTTCCTGCTGCATCAACCGATGGGCGGCGTGCGTGGACCGGCCACTGATATCGATATCGAGGCCCGCGAGATCATCAAGATGCGTGAGCGTCTGAATCATCTGTTCGCACGCGAGACGGGACAGTCCTACGAAAAGGTCTGCAAGGACACGGACCGCAACTACTGGATGTCGGCAGAAGAGGCGATTTCTTACGGTCTCGTGACACGGATCATTTCCAGACCGTCCGATATCCATTAA
- a CDS encoding ferritin-like domain-containing protein: protein MTALADIYTRLPDSIDDLPPPPSAEAVEQADYRARHWSSSIPGPLKPGSPEHKRAMADMFRETFNPYRPSVINWPKLEPDALKRVTSLPIWDIAVQTEGKARLRMAAYARMIDDPDIKDAISRNAWEENRHKEVLTKLVEAYGIEMAPEPPYIEPKDVEWAYLVTGFSECVDSFFAFGMFRVAQTSGFFPAELIETFEPVMQEECRHILLFANWLAWYRAVVPAWRRPWFEMKILAVWGFLIYERLGLVRSVDADGAEHTQDNNFTVTGTKDMTSQDITLADFMQLCLTENARRFSGYDPRLLRPKLAPNIARTILCVLRLIGRRPHEVKTGAPVAA from the coding sequence ATGACAGCACTTGCCGATATCTACACCAGACTCCCTGACAGCATTGATGACCTGCCTCCTCCGCCGAGCGCGGAAGCTGTAGAGCAGGCCGATTATCGCGCCCGTCACTGGAGTTCTTCCATTCCCGGTCCGCTCAAGCCTGGCTCCCCGGAGCACAAGCGGGCGATGGCGGATATGTTCCGGGAGACGTTCAATCCCTATCGTCCGTCCGTCATCAACTGGCCCAAGCTTGAGCCTGATGCCCTGAAACGAGTGACGTCCCTGCCGATCTGGGACATCGCCGTGCAGACGGAAGGCAAGGCGCGCCTTCGCATGGCGGCCTATGCGCGGATGATCGACGATCCTGATATCAAGGACGCGATTTCCCGCAATGCGTGGGAAGAAAACCGGCACAAGGAGGTTCTGACCAAGCTTGTCGAAGCCTATGGAATCGAGATGGCGCCGGAACCGCCCTATATCGAGCCAAAAGACGTCGAATGGGCTTACCTCGTCACGGGCTTCTCTGAGTGTGTGGACAGTTTCTTTGCATTTGGCATGTTCCGCGTGGCCCAGACATCAGGCTTTTTCCCGGCTGAACTGATCGAGACCTTCGAGCCGGTGATGCAGGAAGAGTGCCGCCACATCCTGCTTTTCGCCAACTGGCTGGCATGGTATCGGGCGGTCGTTCCGGCATGGCGACGTCCGTGGTTCGAGATGAAAATTCTCGCGGTCTGGGGGTTCCTGATTTACGAGCGGCTTGGACTTGTGCGGTCTGTCGATGCGGATGGCGCAGAGCATACGCAGGACAACAACTTCACGGTCACCGGCACGAAGGACATGACCAGTCAGGATATTACGCTGGCTGACTTCATGCAGCTTTGCCTCACAGAGAATGCCAGACGTTTCTCAGGGTATGATCCGCGTCTGCTCAGACCAAAGCTGGCTCCGAATATCGCCAGAACGATCCTGTGCGTGCTGCGTCTCATCGGTCGTCGGCCTCATGAAGTGAAAACAGGCGCTCCGGTCGCCGCCTGA